TCGCTCACATAATATTGAGCAATATAAGCGGGATTCATTGGTGATTCTCAATGATTACTTGGTTGAGCATGAGAATCTAAATGTTGACTACTTCATTGACAAACATCTCGATACGAGGTTCATATCAGTTATTCAGATGCCAACAACAAGAATGATTCGATATAAGTTGATTACACAAtcacttttgaaaaatatacacATGGACGAAAAGGACAAATTGCAAATAAAGTTTTACGGGAAAATACTAGCAAAAATTAACGTAAAGATCGACAGTATCAATAGCTTTGTGGGaaatgaagaagcaaagtttgaaaaacttgatgaGTTCAAGTCTTTATGTCTGCAAAATTCCAATACCAATAAGAATATTATACCAAACAGTTTATTTTTCGAGAATTTAGAAGACTTGCAGCTTGCAAGTGcttttggaattgtttCTCCATCAAATACTAGAAGTAGAATTACCAGTGAATACTTGTGCGGTGTATTGTTCAAAAATCACTTAATATTGGCTAAACCTTCATCTCTGCATTCAAATTCCTTAGACATCAAATTTATAATACCGTTGATGTCTATTATCGATATTGGTGGTCCTACATATTCCCTAGTATCGAGGTATTCGGAAGTGGCAAATattatatttgaagataatTTTAAGATTTATGAGATGTCGTTTATTTTCCCTGAtgagaaggaaaaattaATGTGGCTTGCCAAACTGAGAATCAATCTGGAGAAATTGACACCAATGTTTAGTAATTACAAAAATCTggatttcaattttgtgTATTCGGATATTCAAAGATCCGCATCATCTTTCGGATTAAGTAATGGATTTGACCAAAcaattgtttcttcttACCTGCCTTCGAGTATCAAGccaataaaaaaattaaacaaGGGGGAGAAATCTGTTGATTCTGATGAGATGATAGTGTTTGATGTTGAGCACTTCATTCCCAACTCCCAGTTAGATTCTGGGAAACGGGAGGTGGCAACAACAACGATAACTTCGCCAAGTACTACGACTAGAGGATCCATCACTTCATTTTTAGAGCCACCacatattgaagatattgaaaatgtcaaaGTTAAAACGAAATCGTTCAGCAATACGTTGTCAAATTCAACACTCACAAAGTATCCAGCAATAAAAATCACCTTACAAGAGAGAGTGGCTGCTCAAACTTGTATTTCCAACATATGGTCCAATCAGTTTGACAGGTACACTTTAAGTATTTCAATAACTCGATCGCTTTCGAGTTTATTCCATTCTAAGCGGACGTTTTTCTCTGCAGCAAATACACCAAGTACGCCAAATGCCAATCAATTTATaccaccatcaccatcgTTTGCTAATAAGGGGGATCTCAGCAATGCGAGTAATTCAAATTACCACAGTACAGGATCATCATTGTCGCATAAAAATGGTATTTTGGGATCACCAATTAAACTGAGACATTCTTATTCAATGCGAAGTCTAAAGGATAAAGTCACTTTAACCAATGACCCAATAGAGACCGATACCGTTACCCCGAAAACCACATACTTGAGGATACCCGTTGATACCTCTCCAGAGAACCTCCATTCTCCATATTCCAAGTCTTCATTCAGCAAGAGTTTACGGACTTCTGCTAGTTTGAAGAGTTTATCGAGTTTTGTCAAGAATTCCGGCTCTGCCGCCaaagttggagaagaaaacagGCAACCGTGTAGCCCTGGAACACCTCATAGGTCGAGCAGCTCCATCAGCAGCAAGGAGAAGTCTCCAAGGTGCCATAC
The window above is part of the Pichia kudriavzevii chromosome 1, complete sequence genome. Proteins encoded here:
- a CDS encoding uncharacterized protein (PKUD0A10560), whose protein sequence is MRDGEGYPRAGGSPETADSNTRRQGNVIGNGLGNGINILQETHFPHKRQPNDLLSTLTTIPDLTMNDTTLSSSGANDNNLSVGSLDPLNFDAGSANLRIFDLSLGDIDSKQVLTLNDVPHPHTLSRNYMAKTLDIPDILNMLNDNDVLGNDDFIKYDMNMDMPISLSLDLNSENEMQSSKNNLSYISNPSAPQSIECLSWASYSNLDTPCSKILQNSDIPNSELKRSFTRLKQTSELINTEKVFICSLKILERMYLKNFISNNATPIYFQTFMECVSTLLRNHQKFYDNVIPVYNRWYRDSLRLLELDPKELFANSPNFDKYNYVSNEREYLETIMRHISGDAIDVDTYSVYCSLFSKVLNFARSHNIEQYKRDSLVILNDYLVEHENLNVDYFIDKHLDTRFISVIQMPTTRMIRYKLITQSLLKNIHMDEKDKLQIKFYGKILAKINVKIDSINSFVGNEEAKFEKLDEFKSLCLQNSNTNKNIIPNSLFFENLEDLQLASAFGIVSPSNTRSRITSEYLCGVLFKNHLILAKPSSLHSNSLDIKFIIPLMSIIDIGGPTYSLVSRYSEVANIIFEDNFKIYEMSFIFPDEKEKLMWLAKLRINLEKLTPMFSNYKNLDFNFVYSDIQRSASSFGLSNGFDQTIVSSYLPSSIKPIKKLNKGEKSVDSDEMIVFDVEHFIPNSQLDSGKREVATTTITSPSTTTRGSITSFLEPPHIEDIENVKVKTKSFSNTLSNSTLTKYPAIKITLQERVAAQTCISNIWSNQFDRYTLSISITRSLSSLFHSKRTFFSAANTPSTPNANQFIPPSPSFANKGDLSNASNSNYHSTGSSLSHKNGILGSPIKLRHSYSMRSLKDKVTLTNDPIETDTVTPKTTYLRIPVDTSPENLHSPYSKSSFSKSLRTSASLKSLSSFVKNSGSAAKVGEENRQPCSPGTPHRSSSSISSKEKSPRCHTGDDHGSTHRLAGMTKLWRSLKVPNKRS